A genomic region of Bernardetia sp. ABR2-2B contains the following coding sequences:
- a CDS encoding T9SS type A sorting domain-containing protein has protein sequence MKQTSFFKAKQKVNFSIASYYLPENEKFKKNLVYKFILFISCFTFFTQSIQAQYTELTAGGTSPLSNKTNSILSSGATSYMLPVDYDVDGDIDFIVANSTGSGWHLLRNNGGVYNEETTTTINLSPAVDGSPLGEPYDFWVIDYDGDGDDDIIDPLKGGDDDAAIFRNDGAGVFTELTAGGTSPLSNKTNSILSSGATSYMLPVDYDVDGDIDFIVANSTGSGWHLLRNNGGVYNEETTTTINLSPAVDGSPLGEPYDFWVIDYDGDGDDDIIDPLKGGDDDAAIFRNDGAGVFTELTAGGTSPLSNKTNSILSSGATSYMLPVDYDVDGDIDFIVANSTGSGWHLLRNNGGVYNEETTTTINLSPAVDGSPLGEPYDFWVVDYDGDWDDDIIDPLKGGDDDAAIFQNTNSPPALSSSTPTDGATDFPENADLVLNFNETITLGTGNIEIRRVSDNSVVEAIDVTSTILTGGTQLTINPTSNLPIGVDLYVHIDAGAVIDTENEITVSLRNQPTTLNFQAILASNPISAPIIFHLDPVSKGAFSTDLLGGDETSIVTYTASASSFAADIELDEANGHIYVLDRNADELRRYNLDGTNNTLIYTYSLTPQDIALDLTNNLIYHTETQTGPSEVFTTDLNGGSKNTVIAYTAVLNALAYLKIELDVANNHMYLLNSPGDELVRFDTDGTNPQSITSYTTQQDAFELDLTNNLIYHVDRSSGGEVFTTNLLGGARNSLFTYTPSGSSLYKEIELDVANDHMYLLNTNGDVLTRFNTDGTNQTTIFSYASGDNVQDIFLAGLGTSSTPSPPTITTTTQTNVTATTADLGGNVTDDGGESVTDRGIVWNTSTAPTTSNNKVQIGTGTGIFNQTVTGLPSATTVFVRSYAINNEGTSYGSEISFTTLSAPCSPTIGTTGFEGLGYTNAPPTTLSSQGTGVSGAGISASVSNQACWDIYVETYSPPALTLQISGTGNQGVSNSASVNFSISNGGFYSFTSNDASEFDLQSIAVLAIAGSPTNDVTFTITGYRNGSLVTGANYTQGGTGNTYLTMSGINSNNSFDNIDEFRVTAQSTVGGQEATVYKIDNIIIAPAVTSSPPTVTTTAQANVTATTADLGGNVTDDGGATVTDRGIVWNTSAAPTTSNNKVQIGTGTGVFNQTVTGLPSATTVFVRSYAINGEGTSYGNEISFTTLTACTGAIAQTIDFESESFTDFVDYGSQTYESGKMRIIVSGSNNWFEDTDGGSSGGKGITAFILSEVGTVTVETCDGSEFDFESFYYNNFTNSSEIASIEGFRDTNSTGTQIGVPISSIGIVTLNNKFNNVDRVVITSGADGFADTFDEFIFNAPVTCTAPTGQVTNLMAGNNPTSTTLDVASYSAPAGGGADGYVIKINSTNSFTAPTNSATLPTADLSWNDAGEQVVYAGTSTNPNIVVTGLSSSTTYFFRVYAYNDCAGTNTFETTGTGESGTTTEPPTITATITSVSCAGGNTGAIDLDVSEFSGSQSYAWSDGGITTQNRTGLAVGEYEITITDGGNDYTATYEVGYDLTWTDLTEFTVVDKKLTKSTATTGWTTKAFSEGKVVSDGGIVFTAEESDNAYMVGLSYTKGATGFASIDYAIYLTSAATVVVYEKGVLRGGFGSYQNGDIFEIKRVGATLQYTKNGTAFRTVGGVLAGDLIADATMLTANGRIPQVQFTSCPVALEITSFTSNTCPTDGAGAATATLLGEALPTTYAWSSGENTASISSKNTGIYSVTATGVYGTRTRHVAIGYEVDFQNQTNVSVAGNVLTKTNATGWTSGATSASTQQLSSAANGWVSNTITNNTSFYMVGLAKPNAIASYTSIDYAWYFVGNGKAIPSYNKNRGTAVGYQTGDVFTVAREGNQMKFYKNGNVVQQYVIDASETLVADVAINSGSTGQVQVSFCGAAGGAQTYTATVTGIDCSTGATTGSIDIEATGATYLWSTGETSQDISALDAGTYQLELTKDGITYNSSYLIGAPLTWTNLTNLALNGDGQLDHTSITGWNTNANSTQNVKADGGVVFKVDNTTTASMIGLSKTEEGTGFSAIDYAIYTAANGKFYVFENGANKGDFGTYQTGDGFKIQRGGTQIQYFKNGTVFYTSTSTATTDDLVVDASLYTANATLPEVLFTGCALDLTVSAPLLDCSSSTGSATATLTGGTFTTSYDWKNAAGTTVSTTSTLSNQPAGYYTVTASGSFGSFTKSVVLSYPIDFVVEANATSTGAVVSKTTSTTTWDAGIHTANTLNANQDGFVENTASENVNYMFGLTLPNTNPSYTSINYKWYVLASGKAIANYGTASGVTIDYKKEDKLRVERVGSLVKYFHNNVEITQQSIDPSEELVADIAIYTSNGNAGSYKISFCPNPATRIATKVQANQNDFEEDTFSIYPNPSRGTFNVRFATVLSTNTQVTILDAIGRTIKTKTVEKGSQKFTIDLKNQPKGMYLIHFNQNGATYSKTVIIE, from the coding sequence ATGAAACAAACTTCATTTTTTAAAGCAAAACAAAAAGTAAATTTTAGCATTGCAAGTTATTATTTACCCGAAAATGAAAAATTTAAAAAGAATTTAGTATACAAATTTATTCTATTTATTTCTTGTTTTACTTTCTTTACTCAAAGTATTCAAGCTCAATATACAGAATTAACAGCAGGAGGTACTTCTCCTTTATCTAATAAAACAAATTCAATTCTTTCATCTGGAGCTACAAGCTATATGCTCCCTGTTGATTATGATGTAGACGGAGATATTGATTTTATTGTAGCAAATTCAACAGGGTCTGGTTGGCACTTGTTGAGAAATAATGGAGGAGTTTATAATGAAGAAACTACCACAACTATTAACCTAAGTCCAGCAGTAGATGGTAGTCCTCTTGGAGAGCCTTATGATTTTTGGGTAATAGATTATGATGGAGATGGAGATGATGACATTATTGACCCTCTTAAAGGAGGAGATGATGATGCAGCTATTTTTAGAAATGATGGTGCAGGAGTTTTTACAGAATTAACAGCAGGAGGTACTTCTCCTTTATCTAATAAAACAAATTCAATTCTTTCATCTGGAGCTACAAGCTATATGCTCCCTGTTGATTATGATGTAGACGGAGATATTGATTTTATTGTAGCAAATTCAACAGGGTCTGGTTGGCACTTGTTGAGAAATAATGGAGGAGTTTATAATGAAGAAACTACCACGACTATTAACCTAAGTCCAGCAGTAGATGGTAGTCCTCTTGGAGAGCCTTATGATTTTTGGGTAATAGATTATGATGGAGATGGAGATGATGACATTATTGACCCTCTTAAAGGAGGAGATGATGATGCAGCTATTTTTAGAAATGATGGTGCAGGAGTTTTTACAGAATTAACAGCAGGAGGTACTTCTCCTTTATCTAATAAAACAAATTCAATTCTTTCATCTGGAGCTACAAGCTATATGCTCCCTGTTGATTATGATGTAGACGGAGATATTGATTTTATTGTAGCAAATTCAACAGGGTCTGGTTGGCACTTGTTGAGAAATAATGGAGGAGTTTATAATGAAGAAACTACCACAACTATTAACCTAAGTCCAGCAGTAGATGGTAGTCCTCTTGGAGAGCCTTATGATTTTTGGGTAGTAGATTATGATGGAGACTGGGATGATGATATTATTGATCCTTTGAAGGGAGGAGATGATGATGCAGCTATCTTTCAAAACACCAACTCTCCCCCAGCTTTATCCTCAAGCACACCTACCGACGGAGCAACAGACTTTCCAGAAAATGCAGATTTAGTACTCAACTTTAATGAAACAATAACTTTAGGTACTGGAAATATAGAAATTAGGAGAGTAAGTGACAATAGTGTTGTTGAAGCTATTGATGTTACTTCTACTATACTTACTGGAGGAACACAACTTACCATTAATCCTACTAGTAATCTACCTATTGGGGTGGATTTATATGTTCATATAGATGCAGGTGCTGTAATAGATACTGAAAACGAAATTACAGTTTCTTTGAGAAATCAGCCAACAACATTGAATTTCCAAGCTATACTTGCTTCAAACCCTATTTCGGCTCCTATTATCTTTCATCTTGACCCAGTAAGTAAGGGAGCTTTTTCTACAGATTTGTTAGGAGGAGATGAAACTAGTATTGTAACTTATACAGCTTCAGCTTCTTCATTTGCAGCAGATATTGAGTTAGATGAAGCAAATGGACATATTTATGTACTAGATAGAAATGCTGATGAGTTACGCAGATATAATTTAGATGGTACAAATAATACACTTATATACACATATTCACTTACTCCTCAGGATATTGCTCTTGATTTAACTAATAACCTTATTTATCATACAGAAACACAAACAGGTCCGAGTGAAGTATTCACTACTGATTTAAATGGTGGTTCTAAAAATACAGTCATTGCATATACAGCAGTCTTAAATGCTTTAGCTTACTTAAAAATAGAGTTAGATGTTGCTAATAATCATATGTATTTACTTAACAGTCCTGGAGATGAGTTAGTAAGGTTTGATACAGATGGTACCAATCCACAGTCTATTACCTCTTACACAACTCAACAAGATGCATTTGAACTTGATTTGACAAATAATCTCATTTACCACGTGGATAGATCTAGTGGTGGAGAAGTCTTTACTACTAACTTACTTGGAGGAGCAAGAAATTCATTATTTACTTATACCCCAAGTGGAAGTTCATTATACAAAGAAATTGAACTAGATGTTGCAAATGATCATATGTATTTACTCAACACCAACGGTGATGTTCTGACACGATTTAATACAGACGGTACTAATCAGACTACTATTTTTAGTTATGCCTCTGGTGATAATGTTCAAGACATTTTCTTAGCTGGTCTTGGTACATCTTCTACTCCTTCTCCCCCCACAATAACCACAACAACCCAAACCAACGTAACAGCAACAACAGCAGACTTAGGAGGAAATGTAACAGATGATGGAGGTGAAAGTGTAACAGATAGAGGTATCGTTTGGAATACGAGTACTGCTCCAACTACATCAAATAATAAAGTACAAATAGGAACAGGAACAGGAATTTTTAATCAAACTGTAACAGGACTACCTTCTGCTACTACTGTTTTTGTGCGTTCGTATGCTATCAATAATGAAGGAACTTCTTATGGAAGTGAAATTAGTTTTACTACACTTTCAGCACCTTGTTCTCCCACTATAGGTACAACTGGATTTGAGGGTTTAGGATATACTAATGCTCCTCCAACAACACTTTCTAGTCAAGGAACAGGTGTAAGTGGCGCAGGAATCTCTGCTAGTGTGAGTAACCAAGCATGTTGGGATATATATGTAGAAACTTATTCCCCTCCAGCACTTACTTTACAAATAAGTGGTACAGGAAATCAAGGGGTTAGTAATAGTGCGAGTGTTAATTTTTCTATCTCAAATGGAGGTTTTTATAGTTTTACTAGCAATGATGCTAGTGAGTTTGATTTACAATCTATTGCAGTTTTAGCTATTGCTGGTTCTCCAACTAACGATGTTACATTTACTATTACAGGATATAGAAATGGAAGTCTTGTTACTGGAGCTAATTATACACAAGGAGGAACAGGAAACACTTACTTAACTATGAGTGGCATAAACTCCAATAATAGCTTTGATAATATTGATGAGTTTAGAGTTACAGCACAGAGTACAGTCGGAGGACAAGAAGCTACTGTATATAAGATAGATAATATTATCATTGCACCAGCTGTTACCTCATCTCCCCCCACAGTAACCACCACAGCCCAAGCCAATGTAACAGCAACAACAGCAGACTTAGGAGGAAATGTAACAGATGATGGAGGAGCAACCGTAACAGATAGAGGTATCGTTTGGAATACGAGTGCTGCTCCAACTACATCAAATAATAAAGTACAAATAGGAACAGGGACAGGAGTTTTTAATCAAACTGTAACAGGTTTGCCTTCTGCTACAACTGTGTTTGTTCGTTCGTATGCTATTAATGGTGAAGGAACTTCTTATGGAAATGAGATTAGTTTTACTACGCTTACAGCTTGTACTGGAGCTATTGCCCAAACCATAGACTTTGAAAGTGAATCATTTACTGATTTTGTAGATTATGGCTCTCAAACTTATGAGAGTGGAAAAATGCGTATTATAGTAAGTGGTAGCAATAATTGGTTTGAAGATACTGATGGTGGATCATCTGGAGGAAAGGGGATAACAGCATTTATTTTAAGTGAAGTAGGAACTGTTACAGTAGAAACTTGTGATGGAAGTGAATTTGATTTTGAGTCTTTTTACTATAATAATTTCACAAACAGTTCTGAAATAGCTTCAATAGAAGGTTTTCGAGACACAAACAGTACAGGAACACAAATAGGAGTTCCTATATCATCAATAGGTATTGTTACACTCAATAATAAATTTAATAATGTAGATAGAGTAGTGATTACTTCTGGAGCAGATGGTTTTGCTGATACATTTGATGAGTTCATTTTCAATGCTCCTGTTACTTGTACAGCTCCAACAGGACAAGTAACAAACCTAATGGCAGGAAACAACCCTACTTCTACTACTTTGGATGTAGCAAGTTATTCAGCTCCAGCAGGAGGTGGTGCAGACGGCTATGTAATAAAAATAAATAGCACAAATAGCTTTACTGCTCCTACTAATTCAGCAACACTACCAACAGCAGATTTGAGTTGGAATGATGCAGGAGAACAGGTTGTTTATGCAGGTACTTCTACAAATCCAAATATCGTAGTTACAGGTTTAAGCTCAAGTACAACCTATTTCTTTAGAGTCTATGCTTATAATGATTGTGCTGGTACAAATACATTTGAAACAACTGGTACAGGAGAGAGTGGAACAACTACAGAACCTCCCACTATCACAGCTACTATCACAAGCGTAAGCTGTGCAGGAGGAAATACAGGAGCAATTGATTTAGATGTTTCTGAATTTAGTGGTTCTCAAAGCTATGCTTGGTCAGATGGAGGAATCACAACTCAAAACCGTACTGGACTTGCAGTAGGAGAGTATGAAATTACGATTACAGATGGAGGAAATGATTATACAGCTACTTATGAAGTAGGCTATGATTTGACGTGGACAGACCTCACTGAGTTTACAGTTGTTGATAAGAAACTTACTAAATCTACGGCTACTACTGGCTGGACAACAAAAGCCTTCTCAGAAGGAAAGGTAGTTTCTGATGGAGGAATTGTATTTACAGCCGAAGAAAGTGATAATGCTTATATGGTGGGGCTTTCTTACACTAAAGGAGCTACTGGGTTTGCTTCTATTGATTATGCTATCTACCTGACAAGTGCAGCAACAGTAGTTGTCTATGAAAAAGGTGTTCTTCGTGGTGGCTTTGGAAGCTATCAAAACGGAGATATTTTTGAAATAAAAAGAGTAGGAGCGACCCTTCAATATACTAAAAATGGAACTGCTTTCCGTACAGTAGGTGGAGTGTTAGCAGGTGATTTAATCGCTGACGCTACTATGCTGACAGCAAACGGACGTATTCCTCAAGTACAGTTTACAAGCTGTCCTGTTGCTTTAGAAATTACCTCATTTACTTCTAATACCTGTCCTACTGATGGAGCTGGAGCTGCAACAGCTACTTTACTTGGCGAAGCTCTTCCTACCACTTATGCGTGGTCTAGTGGAGAAAATACAGCAAGTATATCAAGTAAAAACACAGGCATTTACTCAGTAACAGCAACAGGTGTATATGGAACTCGTACAAGACACGTAGCTATTGGATATGAAGTAGATTTTCAAAACCAAACAAATGTGAGTGTAGCAGGTAACGTTCTTACAAAAACCAATGCAACAGGCTGGACAAGTGGAGCAACATCTGCCTCTACTCAACAACTTTCTAGTGCTGCAAACGGTTGGGTAAGCAATACAATTACCAACAACACAAGCTTCTATATGGTAGGTTTAGCAAAACCAAATGCCATTGCTTCTTATACTTCTATTGATTATGCGTGGTATTTTGTAGGAAATGGTAAGGCAATTCCAAGCTACAACAAAAATCGTGGCACAGCAGTAGGTTACCAAACAGGAGATGTATTTACAGTCGCTAGAGAAGGAAACCAAATGAAGTTCTACAAAAATGGAAACGTAGTACAGCAATATGTAATAGATGCTTCTGAAACATTAGTCGCTGATGTAGCTATTAATTCAGGAAGTACAGGACAAGTACAAGTTTCTTTTTGTGGAGCAGCAGGTGGAGCACAAACCTATACAGCAACCGTTACAGGAATTGATTGTAGTACAGGAGCAACGACTGGAAGTATTGATATTGAAGCTACAGGAGCAACTTATTTATGGTCAACAGGAGAAACTTCGCAAGATATTTCTGCACTAGATGCAGGAACGTATCAATTAGAACTTACTAAAGATGGAATCACTTATAACTCATCGTACTTAATTGGTGCACCTCTTACGTGGACAAACTTGACAAATCTAGCTCTAAATGGAGATGGGCAATTAGACCACACAAGCATAACAGGATGGAATACAAATGCAAACTCCACTCAAAATGTAAAAGCAGATGGAGGAGTTGTATTCAAAGTAGATAATACAACTACGGCTTCTATGATTGGTCTATCCAAAACAGAAGAGGGAACAGGATTTAGTGCTATTGATTATGCTATTTATACAGCTGCCAATGGCAAGTTCTACGTATTTGAAAATGGAGCTAATAAAGGAGATTTTGGAACGTATCAAACAGGTGATGGATTCAAAATACAAAGAGGAGGAACACAAATCCAATACTTTAAAAACGGTACGGTATTTTATACAAGTACAAGCACAGCAACAACAGATGATTTAGTTGTAGATGCTTCTCTATACACAGCAAATGCGACCTTGCCAGAAGTTCTATTTACAGGGTGTGCTTTAGACTTAACTGTTTCAGCTCCTTTATTAGATTGTAGTTCTTCTACTGGTTCGGCGACGGCTACATTGACAGGAGGAACATTTACAACTTCTTATGACTGGAAAAATGCTGCTGGTACAACGGTAAGTACAACAAGCACTCTTAGCAATCAACCTGCTGGTTACTATACTGTTACAGCAAGTGGTAGTTTTGGAAGTTTTACAAAATCAGTAGTATTGAGCTATCCGATTGATTTTGTAGTAGAAGCAAATGCAACTTCAACAGGTGCAGTCGTAAGCAAAACAACAAGCACAACAACGTGGGATGCTGGAATACATACAGCCAATACATTGAATGCAAACCAAGATGGTTTTGTGGAAAATACAGCGTCTGAAAACGTTAATTATATGTTTGGATTAACTCTGCCGAATACTAATCCTTCTTATACTTCTATAAACTACAAATGGTATGTATTAGCAAGTGGAAAAGCAATTGCAAACTATGGTACAGCTAGTGGAGTAACGATTGACTACAAAAAAGAAGATAAACTACGTGTAGAGCGTGTTGGAAGTCTTGTGAAATATTTCCACAATAACGTAGAAATAACACAACAAAGCATAGACCCAAGTGAAGAACTGGTTGCTGATATAGCTATTTATACATCAAATGGAAATGCTGGTAGTTATAAAATTTCTTTCTGTCCTAATCCTGCTACTAGAATAGCAACGAAAGTACAAGCAAACCAAAATGATTTTGAAGAAGATACATTTAGTATTTATCCAAATCCAAGTAGAGGAACATTCAACGTTCGTTTTGCAACTGTATTATCAACAAACACACAAGTAACTATTCTTGATGCCATTGGTAGAACCATCAAAACAAAAACAGTTGAAAAAGGAAGTCAGAAATTTACCATTGACCTCAAAAATCAACCTAAAGGAATGTATTTGATACACTTCAACCAAAATGGGGCGACCTATTCTAAAACAGTGATTATAGAGTAG
- a CDS encoding two-component regulator propeller domain-containing protein, which translates to MQTSFAQSIGLRHYDVDEGLPQGDIYGAAQDENGFLWIATGNGLARFDGHDMQPFTQSDGLSDNFITALATDSLRNGTWLGHPQGLLSYHDRQTDSIWTITSLNQNLLSRIQQIYVEEEHIWALTEREGIFEISFDKSQKKEVKETFDYQTSYFPLVSTHTERCNVFEKLPSNEFLVGTDSGLFVASIKDEKFVFTDKIKELKGIEVHSITRKKQGQIGFWIGTKDNGIYNFFSNNNVKKAFPSRTELAKEYITSILEDKRGKLWIGTKNNGLFRVESTKKEEKIVSIEHYTTKNGLPSSSISCILQDYEGSIWIGTENNGLVQMLNEMFEIYTYSHGLPSENILSILRIDENNLLLGTDQNITSLVQQGDSTTFKTYLPAFPQAIVRTLFQDSLGKIWIGTENKGLFTFDPVTNSLKSIRDVPDKTINKITADDEGNIWIATNLWGLFKYLKSENRFIQILPTKTIQLNRIQNIYKDRQNRIWIASSDYTLSYWKDNKLTVLDAVPEFNQVKATCFTEDAENTLWIGSEGSGVFAYSDNGIKKYTTANGLASNYSYFIAADRNYNIWIGSRKGITRLRPKDDLAKIYHQSDGLIGTEANRSAIEREYNGDLWFGTTRGLIHYIGQNDHINLVRPKVVLSGFRIFGKEKSFEENLVLPYDDYSLRFDFKTITFRYPEKVKFKYRLKGFDKNWSEITTQNFAYYSHLEDGNYDFEVLATNDDGVWANIPANYSFTIATPIWKKTWFLVACTLVGFILFAGYVRIRTNSLEKKRKLLELEVTKQTEKLKHQNKELALTNSLLKESENELSQSNSIKDRMFSIISHDLRAPLATLQNFLKMFITYRNAFTDDEINRITRDIDKSLGNVGGLLENLLQWSRAQMGHLETQLEPLLITDHIQKNIELLLPTAKNKKINLQVSQIKEGILVEADPNLLNFILRNLISNALKFTDIDGTVTVGAVYYEDNNDNKSEKETHKMVHVFVRDTGVGMNKETAKKIFVKDQHVTTRGTANEKGTGLGLMVCKEFIEKQNGEIWVESTEKQGTTFTFSMREGKIEA; encoded by the coding sequence GTGCAAACTTCTTTTGCGCAATCTATCGGTTTGCGTCATTATGACGTAGATGAAGGCTTACCTCAAGGTGATATTTATGGGGCAGCACAAGATGAGAATGGTTTTTTATGGATAGCAACAGGAAATGGATTGGCTCGTTTTGATGGGCATGACATGCAACCTTTTACACAGAGTGATGGACTCTCTGACAACTTCATTACTGCCTTAGCAACAGATTCTTTGCGTAATGGAACTTGGCTCGGACATCCACAAGGATTACTCTCTTACCACGATAGACAGACAGATTCTATCTGGACAATTACTTCCCTTAACCAAAATTTACTTAGCCGAATTCAGCAGATTTATGTAGAAGAAGAACATATTTGGGCATTAACAGAGCGTGAAGGTATTTTTGAGATTAGTTTTGATAAAAGTCAGAAGAAGGAAGTAAAAGAAACATTCGATTATCAGACCTCTTATTTTCCTCTTGTCAGTACGCATACAGAAAGATGTAATGTTTTTGAAAAATTACCTAGTAATGAGTTCTTAGTAGGAACAGATAGTGGACTTTTTGTAGCCTCCATAAAAGATGAAAAGTTTGTTTTTACTGATAAGATAAAAGAACTGAAAGGAATAGAAGTACATTCTATTACACGAAAAAAGCAGGGGCAAATAGGTTTTTGGATAGGAACAAAAGACAATGGAATATATAATTTTTTTTCTAATAATAATGTAAAAAAAGCTTTTCCGAGCAGAACAGAACTAGCCAAAGAATATATCACTTCTATTTTGGAAGATAAAAGAGGGAAACTTTGGATAGGAACAAAAAACAATGGATTATTTAGAGTAGAATCTACAAAGAAGGAAGAAAAAATAGTAAGTATAGAACATTACACCACTAAAAACGGACTTCCAAGCTCATCTATTTCTTGTATTTTGCAAGATTATGAAGGAAGTATTTGGATAGGAACAGAAAATAATGGACTTGTTCAGATGCTCAATGAGATGTTCGAAATTTATACCTACTCGCATGGCTTACCTAGTGAAAATATTTTGTCTATCTTACGAATTGATGAGAATAATCTACTTTTAGGAACAGACCAAAATATAACCTCTCTCGTTCAGCAAGGAGATTCAACAACCTTCAAAACATATCTACCTGCTTTTCCTCAAGCTATTGTCCGAACTTTATTTCAAGACTCTTTGGGTAAAATATGGATAGGAACAGAGAACAAAGGACTTTTTACATTTGACCCAGTTACTAATTCTTTGAAATCAATTAGAGATGTTCCTGACAAAACTATCAACAAAATAACAGCTGATGATGAGGGAAATATTTGGATAGCAACAAACTTATGGGGACTTTTCAAATACCTCAAATCTGAAAATAGGTTTATTCAAATTTTGCCTACCAAAACAATACAACTAAATCGAATTCAGAATATTTATAAAGACAGACAAAACCGTATTTGGATTGCTTCTTCTGACTACACACTATCTTATTGGAAAGATAACAAACTGACTGTTTTAGATGCTGTTCCGGAGTTTAATCAAGTAAAGGCAACTTGTTTTACAGAAGATGCCGAAAATACGCTTTGGATAGGTTCGGAAGGCTCTGGTGTTTTTGCATACTCCGACAATGGAATCAAAAAATATACAACGGCTAACGGTTTGGCTTCAAACTATTCTTACTTTATTGCTGCTGATAGAAATTATAATATTTGGATTGGTTCAAGAAAAGGAATTACTAGGCTTCGCCCTAAAGATGATTTAGCAAAGATTTATCATCAATCAGACGGGCTTATCGGAACAGAAGCCAATAGAAGTGCTATCGAAAGAGAGTATAATGGAGATTTATGGTTCGGAACTACAAGGGGTTTGATTCATTATATTGGACAAAATGACCATATCAATTTAGTTCGTCCAAAGGTTGTTTTAAGTGGTTTTCGTATTTTTGGTAAAGAAAAAAGTTTTGAAGAAAATTTAGTTTTGCCTTATGATGATTATAGCTTACGCTTTGATTTCAAGACAATTACATTTCGTTACCCAGAAAAAGTAAAATTCAAATATCGCTTAAAGGGGTTTGATAAAAACTGGTCAGAGATAACAACACAAAACTTTGCTTATTATTCTCACTTGGAAGATGGAAATTATGATTTTGAAGTATTGGCTACCAATGATGATGGAGTTTGGGCAAATATCCCTGCAAACTATTCTTTTACTATCGCTACTCCAATTTGGAAAAAAACTTGGTTTTTAGTGGCTTGTACCTTAGTTGGATTCATTCTTTTTGCAGGTTATGTGCGTATAAGAACCAATTCGTTAGAGAAAAAACGTAAGTTATTAGAGTTAGAAGTAACCAAACAAACTGAAAAGCTAAAGCACCAAAATAAAGAATTAGCTCTAACAAATTCACTTTTGAAAGAATCTGAAAACGAGCTTTCTCAATCAAATAGTATAAAAGACCGTATGTTTTCGATTATCTCTCACGACTTACGTGCGCCTTTAGCAACGCTACAAAATTTTCTAAAAATGTTTATCACTTACAGAAATGCCTTTACTGATGATGAAATAAATAGAATAACTAGAGACATTGATAAATCTTTGGGAAATGTAGGTGGACTCTTGGAAAACCTTCTACAATGGTCTAGAGCGCAAATGGGACATTTGGAAACTCAATTAGAACCTTTATTGATTACAGACCACATCCAAAAAAATATTGAATTATTACTTCCAACGGCTAAAAATAAAAAAATAAACCTTCAAGTATCTCAAATAAAGGAGGGAATATTAGTGGAGGCAGACCCTAATTTACTCAACTTTATTCTGCGTAATCTTATAAGTAATGCCCTAAAATTTACAGATATAGATGGAACTGTTACAGTAGGAGCTGTTTATTACGAAGATAACAATGATAACAAATCAGAAAAAGAGACTCATAAAATGGTTCATGTTTTTGTACGAGATACAGGAGTAGGAATGAATAAAGAGACAGCAAAGAAAATTTTTGTAAAAGACCAACACGTAACAACACGTGGAACAGCCAATGAAAAAGGAACAGGCTTAGGGCTAATGGTTTGTAAAGAATTTATTGAAAAACAAAACGGCGAAATTTGGGTAGAAAGTACAGAAAAACAAGGGACTACTTTTACTTTTTCGATGAGAGAAGGAAAAATTGAGGCTTAA
- a CDS encoding NUDIX hydrolase gives MDTSLEKIYGKKVRTRVCGICVDKKGRLLVVNMKGISSDLEQNKPFFSPIGGGIELGETATDALKREFLEETGLEIEVDYFMCVYEYVNLPIHAVELFFAVRAVGGKLKTGFDPEHGVDNQIITSVDYLEYSKIQALPFEQRHRIFKYASSIENLKKLRGYIRAN, from the coding sequence ATGGATACATCGTTAGAAAAAATATATGGTAAAAAAGTCCGAACACGGGTTTGTGGAATTTGTGTTGATAAAAAAGGGCGTTTGCTTGTCGTAAACATGAAAGGAATTTCATCAGATTTAGAGCAAAACAAACCTTTTTTTTCGCCTATTGGTGGTGGAATAGAACTAGGAGAAACAGCAACTGATGCACTAAAAAGAGAATTTTTGGAAGAAACAGGACTGGAAATAGAAGTTGATTACTTTATGTGTGTTTATGAGTATGTCAATTTGCCTATTCATGCCGTAGAGTTATTTTTTGCTGTTCGTGCTGTTGGTGGAAAACTAAAAACAGGCTTTGACCCAGAACATGGAGTTGATAATCAGATTATTACCTCAGTAGATTATTTAGAATACTCTAAAATTCAAGCTTTACCATTTGAACAAAGACACAGAATTTTTAAATATGCTTCTTCAATAGAAAACCTGAAAAAGTTAAGAGGTTATATCAGAGCGAATTGA